CGTTTTTATTAGGAATATTTGGAATACTTAACATTATATTTTTGATTTTCTCATCTACCTCAGATAACTCAACATCATAGTTTTTAATTTCATCTGAAAGCTTTTTCATTTCCACCATTATTTCTTCTACGCTTTCACCATTCTTTTTCATTTTTGGTACAAGTGCAGATTCAGTATTTCTTCTGTTTTTTAACTCTTCTACCTTTGTTAACATATCTCTTCTTTTTTTATCAAGATACACAACATCATCAATCAATGATACTTTAAAATTTTCCCCTCTGTCTGCCATCAATGCCTTTATTTCTTCCGGATTATTTCTTATTCTCTTTAAATCTAACATAATTATTCCTCCTTAAATATATTATAAATGTTTGTCATTATCAATTCTTAATTAAGATACCTAGAATATAAATACAATAAAAAAAGAGTCTTTTTCCCTAAAAAAAGGGACGAAAGACTCCGCGTTGCCACCCTACTTGATTAAATATAAATATCTAATCCTCTTTATCTAATATAACGGTTATACCGTACTGCTACTCACAGTCCCTCGGAAGTGGATTCGCAAAAATGAAGGTATCAGTTTTCACCAACCACTGACTCTCTTAACCTTTATATTTTGTTACTATTTTCATCATAGGTTTTATACTTTATTAAATTATACTTTTATGCTAATAATTTCAAAGTAATATCATTTATTTTATATAAAATATTACATCTAATTTTTTATAAAGTCAATAAAAACTTTTAATGTCAAATTATATGTACTAGCTATTTCTCTCGACATTTTTAGTACAGATAATATCAATTCCAGTATTAAGTAAATTTTTACATACTACATCTCCTATTTTTATAGGTGGCCCCACATGTATTCTACTCAATGCCTTAGAGCACTCTATCCATAACTTCTTATTAATAGGTTTACTCGTTTTTACTGAAACCACATTACACAAATCCGAACCTTTTATCCTAACTAAAGTTGTTAATACATCATCATTTTCATTAATGTCATAACTAGTTTCTTCTTTCAAGTATACTCATCCCCTACATACTATTAAATTCTTTTATTCTACATAACAAAATATTAGAGTCTTTTGAGTCCTTAGTTATTTCTGTCATTTTTTTACTAGTCTCTCTCGCTAAAATAGAAACGACTTTATTTAGGCAATGTGCCCCTTGGCAATTTCCAAATGCAGCGCCAGTTCTTCTTTTAACACCTTCTACTGTTCTTGCCCCTAATGGTCTACGTATAGCATCAACTATTTCACCTTCAGTTACCTTTTGGCATCCACATATGATTCTACCATATTTTTCATCAAGCTCTATAACTCTTTTTCTCTCTTCATCACACAAATCGCGGAATTTATAATTTTCTCTTCTTTTATCATTAAAATCTTTTTTAAGTTTGCACTTCATATTACTCACTACACTCTCACATACAATACTTGCAATAGCTGGTGTCATAGTAACTTGGCCATAGTGTTTTCCTTTGATTTGAATAAGTCCCTCATCTATACTGCTATCATCAATTACCATTGGATCTTCAAAAAAAGGCCAATCCAAAAACATTTTAACATTCATATCATCCACGACACTTGTTATCTTAGACACCCTTTTTACTACTTCATCATAACTAACATTCTCTCTTGTACTAATAGCAGCTACCGTATCTCCTTCCATACTTGGAAGTGTATAAATCCTCTCACCCTTAGAATTGATCATAAATAATGCATGAGAATATTTTGTTTTCTCACTATTATCTAAAAGTATATATTTCAATGTTCCCTCGTTATTATCTATATCAATATCTTTTACATCCATGGTAGGTTTCTTTTTATTTTCATTAGCTTTTTTTTCATTTCCTATGCTGTAATTTTCCGATGGTGTTGTATTTATTACCATTTTACAAGTTAATTTATTTTTATTGGTAATAACTTTAAAACCTTTTGTTAGCTCTTGGATGTCTATTACTTCTTCTTCTAGTTTAAATTTAACACCATTATCAAATGCTACTTCGCCATAGGATAATGCTAAATCAAATGGACAAATTACACCTGTATTTTTAGAATATAGTGCTTTTTTTATATCTACATTTAGATTTGGTTCCATCTCATATATATATTCAGAGTCTAAAATAAGCACATCCTTTGTTCCTCTATCTATTGCTCTATTATATATTCCTTGTATTATATCTACTTCTTCATCAGTTTGAGCAAGTATTAGAGAACCACATCTTTTGAATGGAATATTAAATTTAGCACTTATAGTATCCATCATCTTATTTCCCATACGTTCAAGCTTTGCAGTTAAAGTGTCTTCACTCTCAACGCCATTATATACCATAGCAGTATTTATTAATGCTACATCATCCGCTATATCATAGTCTTTTTCAATAACAGCTATATTAAGATTATATTTTGAAATTTCATAAGCTACTGCACATCCAATTATTCCTCCGCCTAAAATAAGTACATCATAATCCATTATAACCCTCCAGCATACCTAAACTTTTTCTTTACATTGTTATTATATCCTTTTTTTAAACATACGACGCAGTATATAAAAACTTTTTAGATCATGTTAAATATATTCTATTTAATTACCTTATTAAGCACATCACCTAATAGTTTTATATATGTTCCATATTCATCCATTTTACCATTTTCTTTGGCTTCCATTGCCTTATTATATAGATCTTTAGCAATTTTTATATTATCCGACGTTTTAGAATCTAGATCTGAATTGTATACAGATTTTAATATATTAGTTCTATCAGAAATATTAAATATTTGTTCTAATGCTGATTCTATATTGTCATCTAAAACTATTTTGCCACCATAAGATACTATAACTTTTTTCATCTCTGGTATACTCGTTTTCCCCTTAGCCCTCAAATACATAGGCTCTACATAAAGCAGAGAATTTTTAATTGGTACAATTACTGTTTCTCCAAATTGAACCTGAGACCCTTGGGTATTCCAAAGTGATAATTCCTTTGATATTACAGTATCTTGATTTATCTGTTGCTTAAATAATACTGGGCTATACACTGTTTGCTTTGGTGGCAATATATATAAGACCATTTTACCATAATTATCTCCATCCATTCTTGCTCCAAATAGTGATGCCATGTTATCTCGACCTTTAGTATTGAAATATTCAAGTAAAACCATTTCTTGCTTACTTTCCTTTGGTAATTTCATTATTAAGTAAGAAGCATCAATCTTCTCTTGTTTACCTTCAATTTTGTCTTGGTTTGTTGCTATAGACCATACATCATCTCCGTTATAAAATACTTCTGGATCTGTTATATGATATTTTTCTAGGAGATTTGATTGCAAACTAAATAGGCTCTCTGGGTATTTAAAGTGTTCTTTTATACCACCTGGAATTGACTCTAAATTTTTAAATAATTCTGGAAATATTTTTGAATAGCTATTTACTATAGGATCATTTTTATCAACTATATAAAAGTCAGGAGTTCCATCTAATGCATCAATAACTACTTTAACTGAATTTCTTATATAATTTTTCCCATTTTGTGGCTGTGAATATGGATATCTATTTGAAGTTGTATATGCATCTATAATCCAATATAACCTTCCCCCATTTATTACAATGTATGGATCATCATCATATGTTAAAAACGGAGCAATTTTTTTTACTCTTTCAAGTATATTCCTATCAATTAATATTTTACTATTTGACGTAATATCATCAGACAATAAAAACTTGACACTTTTTTGATCTATCGCAAATAAAATTCTATTTAAAATATTCATTTTTATGCCAGCCACGCCTTCATAACTATTCATTTGGTTTTCCCCGCCCTTAGGGTAATCAAGCTCTCCAATTTTAGTATTAACAATGCTATAATCATTGGTTTTTTCACCGAAATATATTCTGGGATTAGCTAACTTTATATTTGTTTTATTTTCTAGTGGTATATTGTTAATTATGAAATCTGGTTGTCCTTCACTAGTTACAGAATTTACCTTACTCACAACTACGCCATACCCATGTGTATAAACTAAATGTCTATTCTGCCAAGTGTTTGAATTACCTTTTAACGAATCTAGATTAACTTCTCTTGGTGCTATAAATACTTGATTGTATTTTCCATTAATATTATATCTATCAATATCTATATCATTAAATCCATAATAATATCTTAAATATTGGAATTGGTTATAAAATTCTAACGCTGGCTTATAAGAATTTACTTTTATATTGTTAACGGTATCTTTATTTTCTTTAATATCCTCTTTTGTTAAATCATTTTTTATCTCAAATGGTATTTCATCTATATTATTTATATTAAAAGCTTTTCTTGTACTATCTATATTGTACTGAATATAAGGTTTCTCTAGAGTTTTTTCGTTTGATTGAACTTCAAATTTTTGAACTGCAGTTGATGTTATATTTTCCCCAATAATTAAAATAGTTATCACAATAATAGATATAACTATAGGTTTTATTTTGTATGTTAAAATGCTTATAAATGTTATTATGGCAGAGATTAAAGATACTACCGTTATTACCTCATAAAACCTTAATGTTACATGTACATCCGTATAACTTGCTCCAAATACTATTCCTTTTTGTGAATATACTAAATCCCAAGATTTAATTAAATATCCTAAAGACACTAAAAGTATTACAATTGAAGATAAAGCGGCAAGCTGCCTTCCTGCAAATTTAGTTAATTCACCTCTTACGTTTCTAATATTCTTAATTTTTTTAAGTGTAGAAAAATTATTCCTTTTTCTTGGATACATTATATAATCCTTTGACCTCAATATAATATACGTTATTATGGTAATTATCATTAAGACCCCAATAAGCGTTATAAACATCTTATATAGTGATTCAATTAATGGAAGTTTAAATATAAAAAATGAAATATCTTTTTTAAATAATGGATCTACAGAATTAAACTTTGTAGTACTCGCAAATTGTAATATTGTATACCAATATTTAGATGCAAAACTAAAAGACATTATAAAAGAAATTATAGTATTAATTAGAATACTAATACTACGTTTTATCTTTTCTTTATTTTTATTACTTTCTTCGACTTTTTTGCTTCTTAAAATAATGCCTTTAATTATTTTATAATATGTCCATATTGATATATAACTTACTATAAATACTGGTATCATTAACTTTAAAATTGATGTTATCTTAGTAAAATATACAGATAGATAGCCAACTTCCTTAAACCATTGAATATTTATGGCTAGATTAACTATGTTACCTAAGAAAATTATAATAAATACTATTATCACGATAATAGTTGTTATTGTTTTTTTCCCTTTCACAAGATTCACCTCTTATTTAGTTTTAGTAATCTTCCTAGAGTTGAATATTTTGTTTCAATTGCACCAACTGGACATAATTCCTGACAACAAAAACATCTAATGCATTCATTCATATTCCATTTAGGGTTTAGTTTATCCCCATTTTTCACCATTGTAATCACCACTGGCTTTTCTGGACATACCTCTGCACACCTACCACACCCTATACATTTTTGTTGAATAAGTGTTGGATTTGGCGCTATCATTCCCCTTAAAAAATTAGTTACAGCCGGGTTTATAAAATAAAAATTACCACCCTTTCGGCATAGTTTAAAGTTTTTCGCTTTCATATCCTCTAATTTTTCTCCAAGTATGTTTATATCCTTTGGAAGCACTACTCCCCACTTGCTATCGTATGCTTCTTTTAATACTGGTGTATCTAATGGATTGTCATAACCTATAAGCCTAACTGCAGTAGAATCTACAGCCGTTAAGCTTTGTCCCATAATTAAAGTATTCAAATTATACGCCTGACCACTTTTAGGACCATTACCTTCCA
This window of the Clostridium estertheticum genome carries:
- a CDS encoding NAD(P)/FAD-dependent oxidoreductase, producing MDYDVLILGGGIIGCAVAYEISKYNLNIAVIEKDYDIADDVALINTAMVYNGVESEDTLTAKLERMGNKMMDTISAKFNIPFKRCGSLILAQTDEEVDIIQGIYNRAIDRGTKDVLILDSEYIYEMEPNLNVDIKKALYSKNTGVICPFDLALSYGEVAFDNGVKFKLEEEVIDIQELTKGFKVITNKNKLTCKMVINTTPSENYSIGNEKKANENKKKPTMDVKDIDIDNNEGTLKYILLDNSEKTKYSHALFMINSKGERIYTLPSMEGDTVAAISTRENVSYDEVVKRVSKITSVVDDMNVKMFLDWPFFEDPMVIDDSSIDEGLIQIKGKHYGQVTMTPAIASIVCESVVSNMKCKLKKDFNDKRRENYKFRDLCDEERKRVIELDEKYGRIICGCQKVTEGEIVDAIRRPLGARTVEGVKRRTGAAFGNCQGAHCLNKVVSILARETSKKMTEITKDSKDSNILLCRIKEFNSM
- a CDS encoding UPF0182 family protein gives rise to the protein MKGKKTITTIIVIIVFIIIFLGNIVNLAINIQWFKEVGYLSVYFTKITSILKLMIPVFIVSYISIWTYYKIIKGIILRSKKVEESNKNKEKIKRSISILINTIISFIMSFSFASKYWYTILQFASTTKFNSVDPLFKKDISFFIFKLPLIESLYKMFITLIGVLMIITIITYIILRSKDYIMYPRKRNNFSTLKKIKNIRNVRGELTKFAGRQLAALSSIVILLVSLGYLIKSWDLVYSQKGIVFGASYTDVHVTLRFYEVITVVSLISAIITFISILTYKIKPIVISIIVITILIIGENITSTAVQKFEVQSNEKTLEKPYIQYNIDSTRKAFNINNIDEIPFEIKNDLTKEDIKENKDTVNNIKVNSYKPALEFYNQFQYLRYYYGFNDIDIDRYNINGKYNQVFIAPREVNLDSLKGNSNTWQNRHLVYTHGYGVVVSKVNSVTSEGQPDFIINNIPLENKTNIKLANPRIYFGEKTNDYSIVNTKIGELDYPKGGENQMNSYEGVAGIKMNILNRILFAIDQKSVKFLLSDDITSNSKILIDRNILERVKKIAPFLTYDDDPYIVINGGRLYWIIDAYTTSNRYPYSQPQNGKNYIRNSVKVVIDALDGTPDFYIVDKNDPIVNSYSKIFPELFKNLESIPGGIKEHFKYPESLFSLQSNLLEKYHITDPEVFYNGDDVWSIATNQDKIEGKQEKIDASYLIMKLPKESKQEMVLLEYFNTKGRDNMASLFGARMDGDNYGKMVLYILPPKQTVYSPVLFKQQINQDTVISKELSLWNTQGSQVQFGETVIVPIKNSLLYVEPMYLRAKGKTSIPEMKKVIVSYGGKIVLDDNIESALEQIFNISDRTNILKSVYNSDLDSKTSDNIKIAKDLYNKAMEAKENGKMDEYGTYIKLLGDVLNKVIK